A region of Cardinium endosymbiont of Sogatella furcifera DNA encodes the following proteins:
- a CDS encoding malic enzyme-like NAD(P)-binding protein, which translates to MNKIVVTKEEILAYHAQFPAGKIGTCVTKPFHTPRDIITGYTPGVGTICETIAASSEQVYQYTNKGNLVGVVSNGTAVLGYGAIGPLAAKPVMEAKAMILKRFAGVDAFDIEIDATTPEAVIQVIKALAPTFGALNLEDIKAPECFQIEETLMAQLDIPVMHDDQHATAIVAAAALLNALLIVNKDIAQVQIVFSGAGAGAIATAKLLMALGANPAHIIMCDRKGVIRKDRDDLDPIKAPFATDRAVHTLHDAVVGSDVFIGLSSGNLLMSQSIERMTKDPIIFGLANPLPEISYRDVMATRPDVIFATGRSDYPNQVNNLLAFPYVFRGALDVRASAINGAMQQAAVQAIQQLAQEEVPVCVRKYYGGTIHFGKEYLLPKPMDARLLPTVSIAVAQAAMDSGVAKKPIHDWDAYKMQLLERVGHQN; encoded by the coding sequence ATGAATAAAATAGTTGTTACAAAAGAAGAAATTTTAGCCTATCACGCGCAATTCCCTGCTGGGAAAATAGGTACCTGTGTCACCAAACCATTCCATACTCCTCGTGACATCATTACGGGTTATACGCCTGGTGTGGGCACTATTTGTGAAACCATTGCTGCATCTAGCGAACAAGTATATCAATATACCAACAAAGGGAACTTGGTAGGTGTGGTATCGAATGGGACAGCTGTATTAGGGTATGGTGCTATTGGTCCTTTAGCTGCCAAACCGGTTATGGAAGCCAAAGCAATGATCTTAAAAAGGTTTGCTGGAGTGGATGCATTTGACATTGAAATTGACGCTACGACTCCTGAAGCAGTGATACAAGTCATTAAAGCCTTGGCACCTACTTTTGGCGCACTTAACCTAGAGGATATTAAAGCACCGGAGTGTTTCCAGATTGAAGAAACATTAATGGCCCAGTTGGATATACCAGTTATGCACGATGACCAACATGCTACTGCTATTGTGGCAGCAGCTGCTTTATTAAATGCCTTGTTAATTGTCAATAAGGATATTGCACAGGTACAGATTGTTTTTAGTGGCGCTGGCGCAGGTGCAATCGCTACTGCAAAGCTTTTAATGGCCTTAGGAGCCAACCCAGCGCATATCATTATGTGCGACCGCAAGGGGGTAATCCGTAAGGATAGAGATGATCTTGACCCTATTAAAGCACCTTTTGCGACCGACCGCGCCGTACATACCTTGCATGATGCAGTGGTTGGGTCAGATGTCTTTATAGGCCTCTCTTCCGGTAATCTATTAATGAGTCAAAGCATAGAACGCATGACCAAGGATCCTATCATTTTTGGCTTAGCCAACCCATTGCCAGAAATTTCTTATCGGGATGTTATGGCTACTAGACCAGATGTGATCTTTGCCACGGGACGTAGCGATTACCCAAACCAAGTAAATAATTTACTTGCTTTCCCTTACGTTTTTAGAGGCGCCTTGGATGTACGTGCTTCTGCCATTAATGGCGCCATGCAACAAGCTGCTGTACAAGCTATTCAACAATTGGCACAAGAAGAAGTACCGGTTTGTGTACGCAAATACTATGGTGGAACCATCCATTTTGGTAAAGAATATCTACTCCCTAAACCGATGGATGCCCGTTTGCTTCCTACCGTCTCTATAGCCGTTGCGCAAGCTGCTATGGATTCTGGTGTGGCTAAAAAGCCTATTCATGATTGGGATGCTTATAAAATGCAGTTATTAGAACGGGTAGGGCATCAAAACTAA
- the pheT gene encoding phenylalanine--tRNA ligase subunit beta has translation MKISLNWLKSYIDCTGSDLAALLTQRGLEVANSYSTIPGGLEGLVIGEVVSCLPHPNADRLKQTLVDIGLDRPYTIVCGAPNVAAGQKVVVAPVGTTIYHYVDQVPFQIKKPKIRGVVSEGMICAEDEMGIGPTHDGILVLETTLPAGTPAKDYFKDLLDEILEIEITPNRADACSHLGIARELKAILHLPITLPSVEAFHPVRSDLPLNIGNIDATLCPRYTGLLLTNISIQPSPAWLRTRLSNIGIKPINNVVDVTNCVLHELGQPLHAFDYDTIIGSSLMVQLCRPATLFTGLDGIERKLTGHELMICDEAGPIAMAGVLGGYRTRITDATQHIFIESAYFNPAVIRRAAQHHSLKTDASFRFERGTDPNLPLYALKRAVCLLQALSPAAAACPIIEYYPTPLAHFTIPITYAAINRCLGTKLDPTLIKQIIQDLEIDLEAETDQGFTAKVPPYRVDVTRKADLIEEIARIYGYDRIPNQLSTAYLAPENSVDTAYKMAEEISKVLVANGYYEICTNSLTKEAYGTIVPTPKAISILNPLSSSTHILRPTLLFSGLEVIAYNLARRQYDLKLFELGTIYSQDHASYNEEKRLSLWLTGQIESPNWVRQLGAVTLPNLRATIEQLVEKLGIINLSYKAITHPFYTQGIQGVYKERVVMTFGQLQPSIIDYVSQPVFFADIRWSHLLQLSRSNKVYTPISKFPAVTRDLSLIVDQTVPFQKIKDLILKQGHKTIQKIDLFDVYPHLPEDKKSYAIRFTLQDREKTLDDKSIDPIMHQLIQTFERDLNGIIRR, from the coding sequence ATGAAAATATCCTTAAATTGGCTCAAGTCCTATATTGATTGCACAGGCTCTGATTTGGCCGCTCTTTTAACCCAGAGGGGATTAGAGGTAGCTAATAGCTACTCTACTATCCCAGGGGGATTAGAAGGGCTTGTTATAGGGGAGGTAGTATCCTGCCTCCCCCACCCCAATGCAGATAGGTTAAAACAAACCTTAGTGGATATTGGCTTGGATAGACCATACACTATTGTTTGTGGTGCGCCTAATGTAGCAGCCGGTCAAAAGGTAGTGGTTGCACCAGTAGGTACTACCATTTATCATTATGTAGACCAAGTCCCTTTTCAAATTAAAAAACCTAAAATTAGGGGAGTGGTATCTGAAGGCATGATTTGTGCAGAAGATGAGATGGGAATCGGCCCAACACACGATGGCATTCTAGTACTGGAGACCACATTACCTGCCGGAACCCCTGCTAAGGACTACTTTAAAGATTTATTAGATGAAATTTTAGAAATTGAGATTACACCCAATAGAGCAGATGCCTGCTCACACCTAGGTATAGCTAGGGAGCTAAAAGCTATTTTACACCTGCCTATTACCCTGCCTTCTGTGGAAGCCTTTCATCCTGTACGATCTGATCTGCCCTTAAACATAGGCAACATAGATGCTACGCTATGTCCACGCTATACGGGGCTATTGCTTACAAACATCTCTATTCAACCCTCCCCCGCATGGCTCCGTACCAGGTTATCGAATATTGGCATCAAACCTATTAATAACGTAGTAGACGTAACCAACTGTGTATTGCATGAGTTGGGGCAACCCCTACATGCTTTTGATTATGATACCATTATTGGTTCTTCCCTTATGGTTCAGCTATGCAGACCAGCTACCCTATTTACAGGACTGGATGGCATAGAAAGAAAACTGACTGGCCATGAGCTCATGATTTGCGATGAAGCAGGCCCTATAGCGATGGCTGGCGTGCTAGGGGGATACCGCACCCGTATCACAGATGCCACACAACATATTTTCATAGAAAGCGCCTATTTTAATCCAGCCGTTATACGCCGTGCTGCACAACACCATAGCCTTAAAACAGATGCTTCTTTTCGATTTGAACGTGGCACCGATCCCAACCTCCCTCTCTATGCCTTAAAAAGAGCAGTATGCTTATTACAAGCATTGAGCCCAGCTGCAGCAGCATGCCCAATCATAGAATATTACCCCACTCCATTGGCACACTTTACCATTCCTATCACCTATGCAGCTATTAACCGATGCTTGGGAACCAAGCTTGACCCCACCCTTATTAAACAAATCATCCAAGATTTGGAAATAGACCTTGAAGCAGAAACCGACCAGGGTTTTACGGCCAAAGTACCACCTTACCGGGTAGATGTCACCAGAAAAGCGGATCTAATTGAAGAAATTGCACGCATATATGGCTACGACCGCATACCCAACCAACTATCGACTGCTTACCTCGCCCCTGAAAACAGCGTCGATACAGCCTATAAAATGGCAGAAGAAATCAGTAAAGTATTGGTAGCCAATGGTTATTATGAAATATGCACCAATTCTTTAACCAAAGAGGCTTATGGTACCATTGTACCTACTCCCAAAGCAATCTCTATTCTTAACCCACTGAGTAGTTCCACCCATATATTACGCCCTACATTGCTTTTTAGTGGACTAGAAGTCATCGCCTATAATCTGGCACGCCGTCAGTATGACTTAAAGCTATTTGAATTGGGTACCATCTATAGCCAAGACCATGCATCATACAACGAAGAAAAAAGACTATCCCTTTGGCTTACTGGTCAAATAGAGTCACCCAACTGGGTACGTCAACTAGGGGCTGTCACCTTACCAAATTTGAGAGCAACAATCGAGCAACTGGTAGAAAAGTTAGGCATTATAAACCTATCCTATAAAGCCATCACGCACCCATTCTATACACAAGGCATTCAAGGAGTATATAAAGAAAGAGTGGTCATGACATTTGGTCAGCTCCAGCCTTCTATTATAGATTATGTTTCCCAACCTGTTTTCTTTGCAGATATCCGCTGGAGTCATCTGTTACAGCTCAGTAGATCGAACAAGGTGTATACGCCTATTTCTAAATTTCCCGCTGTTACAAGAGATTTATCTTTAATAGTAGATCAAACGGTTCCATTTCAAAAGATAAAAGATCTCATTCTAAAACAGGGGCACAAAACCATTCAAAAGATCGATCTTTTCGATGTATACCCACATTTACCAGAGGATAAAAAATCTTATGCCATTCGTTTTACCCTACAGGATAGAGAAAAGACACTAGATGACAAAAGTATTGACCCAATCATGCATCAGCTGATTCAAACTTTTGAACGTGATTTAAATGGCATTATTAGAAGATAA
- a CDS encoding cell division protein ZapA, whose amino-acid sequence METLSIKIKISDRIYPMQVQPEDETFVRTASKMLAERIRGYQKKLGIQDQQDLLAMVAFDCLVAYLRVQEAEKTQTNALIQKIASWSDDIAKSGSAVSI is encoded by the coding sequence ATGGAAACACTCTCTATAAAAATTAAAATCAGTGACCGCATTTATCCGATGCAAGTGCAACCGGAGGACGAAACCTTTGTAAGAACGGCAAGTAAAATGTTAGCAGAACGGATTAGAGGGTATCAAAAAAAACTAGGTATACAAGATCAGCAAGATCTATTGGCTATGGTAGCATTTGATTGCCTGGTAGCCTATTTAAGGGTGCAAGAAGCAGAGAAAACCCAAACGAACGCGTTGATACAAAAGATAGCAAGTTGGAGCGATGATATAGCCAAAAGCGGTTCGGCTGTGTCCATTTAA
- a CDS encoding sodium:solute symporter family protein produces the protein MASFLDIPLFMVVSFLLLTLVVGIYFSRKITSLQQYAVGNRQFATATLVATVLATAYGEGGLMRNVQQVHQLGLYWIILDLLAGFDLYIISKLALYMGRFMGHLSMPETMGSVYGKYARIITALSGICDAIATIAMQISAMSLAISLCLDSVHPKAITVVVTVILIGYSSFGGIRAVAFTDVLQFITFAIIIPILAWFMLKSTGKSVTEIIPFLQSQEKFQLRTVLHFDMNLVAMCLLLLSFLMGYIEPPTLQRVYMSSSTMQAGKVFLYATIFSFVITLLIMLIGLFVFVAAPDLPVTAIWGYIMAHVPPVFKGMVCISLLAMAMSTADSKLNACAVMISHDMLQSIRGPEKAPYAHQLRLAMWTSIGIGVLAMVLTFYCNDLLNLLKLSLDFSLPIATAPFILAVLGFRGTARTALIGMGTGIVSILAWNQWIEPKTAINGSFICMVANGLAMMVAHYLFKQPENTGWIGPDRTCIQMKQVHVRKQRAQKEAIKNGLIDIKATLAKLQPSHVALTYTGIYIVLTNLLVYCIASIMDHGGWLMAQLLVGACFLGYKTFLPAIPKSMPGWLLGLIWVIGLSFCLPINAIWHWWQGTPLLLNVGLSLAHLAVTLLVFPLYLGVSFVMVTLCMTIYCSAIYCTKPFLLMLSPLGVALLLLLCLGFGLLILGIFIYLKGKINACFDQVGYLKDSAQMRASQKHKEALYDAAMASPIGLGLSRRYGSILGKAVHKMEEAISFLDSNMPLCKQDFQSIINKLYDWVAYFSKKEQAKAHALLQPDKISLDQLINKLESTLSQEVADPPRLLVEQTVDPSGVLASHMVCDVHQVVYSLVQAVLRVSGRLDGSISPIVSIQLHATALQFKRADAIDSSVPDWMLFQAIGWVVRNVSISSEALPKVKPLYSDQVGTMGSEGKQAVRPSIDLQQETIASIVYAHYGYVEYPADGKPCTMLLVLPIDVTEIRDKMMARLPIDCLTSAAPVTPKEQADAMMALMQFHDYVCRSSCKVDPIDVGMISNLLLLLRQHFGLKRHASGQLFYIRVIGIAELVIEWAFHSPKVIYAALLYELVRHTCLPLSYVKEHYNLGVYACVLNVVGVDKRQSLDHPSLLYVQNRLKEAIKEDHVQLSVLFIKLAERLYDLRHAFGYTLLEEVKYMAYETLIVDVVLAKQYLGSEIAEALSQAAKQALEIYHQKAAV, from the coding sequence ATGGCATCTTTTTTAGATATACCCCTTTTTATGGTGGTTTCTTTTCTATTATTGACTTTAGTGGTTGGTATTTATTTTAGTCGAAAGATTACTTCCCTTCAGCAATATGCTGTAGGCAATAGGCAGTTTGCTACCGCTACTTTGGTGGCCACTGTATTGGCTACTGCTTATGGAGAAGGAGGTTTGATGCGCAATGTACAGCAGGTGCATCAACTTGGCCTTTATTGGATCATCTTGGATCTTTTGGCTGGGTTTGATCTCTATATTATCAGTAAGTTGGCCTTATACATGGGTCGGTTTATGGGTCATCTTTCTATGCCAGAAACGATGGGTAGCGTATATGGAAAATATGCCCGAATCATTACAGCGTTATCTGGTATTTGCGATGCGATTGCTACGATTGCGATGCAAATCAGTGCCATGTCCTTGGCCATTAGTCTCTGTTTAGATTCCGTGCATCCCAAAGCGATTACGGTTGTGGTGACTGTAATCTTGATAGGTTATTCTAGTTTTGGAGGCATTCGTGCAGTTGCTTTTACAGATGTATTACAATTTATCACTTTTGCCATCATTATTCCTATTTTAGCATGGTTTATGCTTAAAAGCACCGGTAAATCCGTTACAGAAATCATTCCTTTTTTACAAAGCCAGGAAAAATTTCAATTGCGTACAGTATTGCATTTTGATATGAATCTAGTGGCGATGTGTTTGCTTTTGTTAAGTTTTTTAATGGGTTACATAGAGCCTCCAACTCTACAGCGCGTCTATATGTCTTCTAGTACGATGCAAGCTGGCAAGGTGTTTTTATATGCCACAATTTTCAGCTTTGTCATCACCTTATTGATCATGCTCATTGGCCTATTTGTTTTTGTAGCTGCACCAGACTTACCCGTGACGGCTATTTGGGGGTATATCATGGCGCATGTTCCTCCTGTTTTTAAAGGCATGGTTTGTATCAGTTTGTTGGCTATGGCGATGTCCACAGCTGATTCTAAGCTAAACGCTTGTGCAGTGATGATTAGTCATGATATGTTGCAGAGTATACGAGGTCCAGAGAAAGCACCTTATGCGCACCAGCTCCGGTTGGCCATGTGGACGAGTATAGGCATAGGTGTATTGGCTATGGTATTGACTTTTTATTGCAATGATCTATTGAATTTGCTCAAATTAAGTTTAGATTTTTCGCTTCCCATTGCAACCGCTCCTTTTATCTTGGCTGTGTTGGGCTTTCGGGGTACTGCTCGTACCGCTTTGATTGGTATGGGTACAGGCATCGTATCTATTCTAGCTTGGAATCAGTGGATTGAACCCAAAACGGCTATCAATGGTTCTTTTATTTGTATGGTAGCCAATGGTCTAGCCATGATGGTGGCCCACTATCTATTCAAGCAGCCGGAAAATACAGGTTGGATAGGCCCAGATCGTACATGTATACAAATGAAACAAGTACATGTGCGTAAGCAGCGCGCGCAAAAAGAAGCCATTAAAAATGGTTTGATAGATATCAAAGCTACCTTGGCGAAGCTTCAACCCAGCCATGTTGCATTGACCTATACGGGGATTTATATAGTCCTCACTAATTTATTGGTCTATTGTATAGCCTCTATTATGGATCATGGTGGTTGGCTTATGGCACAACTTTTAGTAGGCGCTTGCTTTTTAGGGTATAAAACATTTCTGCCAGCAATACCAAAATCTATGCCCGGTTGGTTATTGGGTTTGATCTGGGTTATAGGCTTATCTTTTTGCTTGCCTATCAATGCAATTTGGCATTGGTGGCAGGGTACCCCACTTTTGTTGAATGTAGGTTTGTCTTTGGCCCACTTGGCGGTTACCTTGTTGGTGTTTCCTTTATATCTGGGTGTTAGCTTTGTAATGGTTACGTTGTGTATGACAATCTATTGTAGCGCTATATATTGTACCAAGCCATTCCTATTGATGCTATCGCCCTTAGGTGTAGCGTTGTTGTTGCTGCTTTGTTTGGGATTTGGGTTACTTATTTTGGGTATTTTTATTTACCTGAAAGGTAAAATCAACGCTTGCTTTGACCAAGTAGGTTATTTAAAAGATAGCGCACAAATGCGTGCATCCCAAAAACACAAAGAAGCACTTTATGACGCAGCTATGGCCTCTCCTATTGGTTTGGGTCTATCTAGGAGATATGGATCTATTTTAGGAAAAGCAGTCCATAAAATGGAGGAAGCTATCTCCTTTTTAGATAGCAATATGCCCCTTTGTAAGCAAGACTTCCAGAGTATTATCAATAAGCTCTATGATTGGGTGGCTTATTTCAGTAAGAAGGAGCAAGCCAAAGCGCATGCCTTGTTACAGCCTGATAAGATTAGTTTAGACCAATTGATTAACAAACTAGAGTCTACCCTGTCCCAGGAGGTAGCTGATCCGCCTAGGTTATTGGTAGAACAAACGGTCGATCCTAGTGGTGTGTTAGCTTCCCATATGGTATGTGATGTCCATCAAGTAGTCTATTCATTGGTACAGGCAGTTTTACGGGTGAGTGGTAGGTTAGATGGCTCTATCTCACCGATTGTAAGCATTCAATTGCATGCCACGGCTTTGCAATTTAAACGCGCAGATGCTATAGATAGTAGCGTGCCTGATTGGATGCTTTTTCAGGCTATTGGGTGGGTAGTACGTAATGTTTCCATTTCTTCTGAGGCGTTGCCGAAGGTAAAGCCTTTGTATAGTGATCAAGTAGGCACTATGGGGTCAGAAGGGAAGCAGGCAGTGCGCCCATCTATCGATTTACAGCAAGAGACTATAGCCAGTATAGTTTATGCCCACTATGGATATGTAGAATATCCTGCTGATGGTAAGCCATGCACTATGTTACTGGTACTGCCTATTGATGTCACAGAAATTCGTGATAAGATGATGGCTAGGCTACCTATAGATTGCTTGACTTCAGCAGCCCCTGTTACACCTAAGGAACAGGCAGATGCAATGATGGCCTTAATGCAGTTCCATGATTATGTCTGTAGGTCCTCTTGTAAAGTGGATCCTATTGATGTAGGTATGATTTCCAATCTGCTTTTATTACTCAGGCAACACTTTGGCTTGAAGCGCCATGCCTCTGGCCAATTGTTTTATATACGTGTGATAGGTATTGCCGAATTGGTAATAGAATGGGCGTTTCATTCACCTAAGGTAATTTATGCTGCTTTGCTTTATGAGTTGGTGCGTCATACTTGTTTACCGCTTTCTTATGTTAAGGAACATTATAATTTAGGGGTCTATGCCTGTGTGTTGAATGTGGTAGGGGTAGATAAGCGCCAATCCTTAGATCATCCTTCTTTGCTTTATGTTCAGAATCGATTAAAGGAAGCAATTAAAGAAGATCACGTACAGCTTTCTGTTCTTTTTATTAAACTGGCCGAACGGTTGTATGACCTACGTCATGCCTTTGGGTATACCCTATTAGAGGAGGTAAAATATATGGCTTATGAAACCCTGATTGTAGATGTGGTGCTGGCCAAGCAATATTTGGGTAGTGAAATAGCAGAAGCCTTGTCACAAGCAGCTAAACAGGCATTGGAGATCTACCATCAAAAGGCCGCGGTGTAG
- a CDS encoding FAD-binding oxidoreductase, translating to MWPLVGHAQVDIAVMELNQFKIKHIGSTMLTPSVAQLTFIRSDQLPFGFIPGQFITFLLPHASGKTIPRSYSLANSPGDKLDIAIAPVAGGFATSILFNLKIGDELHCVGPKGRLILQTVEGPSQYILVATGTGVAPYRSMLPAIAQRLEADAKLKVTLLLGVRYANDLLYAEDFIAFAQKYERFHFRGYLSRADVLTAPYHYAGYVQSAFEALNLNPMTDLVYLCGNPYMIDDSIEKLQTMGFNPQRIKREKYISRGV from the coding sequence ATGTGGCCATTGGTAGGCCACGCGCAAGTAGACATAGCAGTAATGGAACTCAATCAATTTAAAATTAAGCATATAGGCTCTACCATGCTTACACCTAGTGTAGCACAGCTAACCTTTATACGTTCTGATCAACTGCCTTTTGGATTTATACCGGGCCAATTTATTACCTTTTTGTTGCCACATGCGTCTGGTAAAACCATACCGCGTAGCTATAGCCTAGCCAATAGTCCAGGGGATAAATTAGACATTGCCATTGCACCTGTTGCGGGTGGATTCGCTACGAGCATCCTTTTTAATTTAAAAATCGGGGATGAGTTGCACTGTGTGGGGCCTAAAGGTAGGCTCATCCTGCAAACAGTAGAAGGTCCCTCCCAGTATATATTGGTAGCGACTGGAACAGGTGTAGCCCCCTATCGTTCTATGTTGCCTGCCATTGCCCAACGACTAGAAGCAGATGCCAAGCTAAAGGTAACGTTACTATTGGGTGTACGTTATGCCAACGACCTACTCTATGCGGAAGATTTTATTGCTTTTGCGCAAAAATATGAAAGGTTTCATTTTCGTGGCTATCTGAGTAGAGCAGATGTATTGACCGCACCTTATCACTATGCTGGATATGTGCAATCGGCCTTTGAAGCGCTTAACTTAAACCCCATGACTGATTTGGTATACCTCTGCGGTAACCCATATATGATTGATGATAGCATTGAAAAATTGCAAACAATGGGGTTTAACCCACAACGCATCAAACGTGAAAAATATATCTCTCGTGGCGTGTAA
- a CDS encoding metalloprotease encodes MLRFRFLKVSVTIDLSYWIFLLLVMGSIGGRYTESLLWSSIFTFSILIHEYGHALTALFFGATPTVVLQALGGRTIFNESQLTDKQKFFITLAGPLFQGLLTLVAYLLLQCNMVSGYLLNYLLSVTMYINSRWLLLNLIPIAPLDGGWLVRYILEKKFGHKGYVASLIIGLTAAAIAIPCFYLQGYHWFFIMQLFICGWHYCKRLEQEW; translated from the coding sequence GTGTTGCGTTTTAGATTTTTAAAAGTTTCAGTAACGATCGATCTGAGTTATTGGATCTTTTTATTGTTGGTAATGGGTAGTATAGGCGGACGATATACTGAAAGCTTACTATGGTCTAGTATCTTTACTTTTAGTATACTTATACATGAATATGGCCATGCATTAACTGCTCTTTTTTTTGGTGCGACACCTACTGTTGTACTGCAAGCTTTGGGTGGAAGAACCATCTTTAATGAATCACAGCTAACGGACAAACAAAAATTTTTCATTACCCTTGCAGGACCGCTGTTTCAAGGATTACTGACATTAGTGGCTTATCTATTGCTGCAATGTAATATGGTAAGTGGCTACTTATTGAACTATTTGCTCTCCGTGACGATGTATATCAATAGTAGATGGTTGTTATTGAATTTAATACCTATTGCACCACTGGATGGTGGCTGGCTGGTGCGTTATATTCTAGAAAAAAAATTTGGTCATAAAGGGTATGTAGCTAGTCTGATCATCGGGCTGACCGCTGCTGCTATTGCGATTCCTTGCTTTTACCTTCAAGGATACCATTGGTTCTTTATCATGCAGCTCTTTATATGTGGATGGCATTACTGTAAACGCTTGGAACAAGAATGGTAA
- a CDS encoding sodium:solute symporter family protein — MLQYDIPLLIVAVFLILNLIIGLYSIRRNTTFQAYAVGNKRFSTAALVVTLLATFLNGAFLVQYIPQMCHYGLQLMIIWLMVPFGGWLMSQIIWRMGPFLQHLSIAETIGSVYGKIPRVMVALASIAYAIGMVTNQIKIIFLSVDMYSDVVPARIIMVIIILIVISYAALGGIYAVTMTDIFQFLAFMTIIILLCKLMYLSTELSIVEIITSIHRIEKFQLSNLLHFNKRLLRLMIDIVSFGLLIGAYIPAPYMQRAYMASSPFQVQRVFRYSSFVSLCIILIIILMSLFIFTIHPISKGVRWPYEEVFLYIMAHLSPFYKGLMTVAILGMCMSTIDSCLHVAAVTMAHDIIEHIPGIKCFSDVRKLIAAKCSAIVIGLLAAVSAICKTNLFDVSRFVIYFYQFFHVVVAAPFILALLGFRGTSRTALIGMATGILTVISYWYIWISTIYTEVLCVLANGLAMMAAHYLLPQPSHTGWIGLNSQQKRMRQFMSVYKKHKKNIDIE, encoded by the coding sequence ATGCTACAATACGATATACCGCTTCTAATCGTGGCGGTCTTTTTGATACTAAACCTAATCATAGGGCTTTATAGTATACGTCGAAACACTACTTTTCAAGCCTATGCTGTAGGCAATAAACGTTTTAGCACAGCTGCTTTAGTGGTTACCCTATTGGCTACATTTTTGAATGGCGCATTCCTTGTCCAGTATATACCTCAGATGTGTCATTATGGCCTGCAGCTTATGATTATTTGGCTTATGGTTCCATTCGGAGGGTGGTTAATGAGTCAAATAATATGGCGTATGGGCCCATTTTTGCAACACCTTTCTATTGCAGAAACAATTGGTAGTGTATATGGAAAAATACCAAGGGTTATGGTTGCGTTAGCCAGTATTGCGTATGCCATTGGTATGGTAACCAATCAAATTAAAATCATCTTCCTTTCTGTTGATATGTATAGTGATGTGGTTCCCGCACGTATTATTATGGTAATAATCATTTTAATTGTTATTTCTTATGCTGCTTTAGGAGGTATTTATGCAGTTACTATGACTGATATATTCCAGTTTCTAGCTTTTATGACCATTATTATACTATTGTGCAAACTGATGTATTTGAGCACAGAGTTATCAATTGTAGAAATTATCACTTCTATACACCGGATCGAAAAATTCCAATTAAGTAATTTGTTGCATTTTAACAAACGGTTATTAAGATTAATGATTGATATAGTCAGTTTTGGTCTACTAATTGGTGCTTATATACCTGCTCCATACATGCAAAGAGCCTATATGGCTTCTAGTCCGTTTCAAGTGCAAAGGGTGTTTAGGTATAGTAGCTTTGTTAGTTTATGTATCATATTGATTATAATCTTAATGAGTCTATTTATTTTTACCATACATCCCATATCTAAAGGCGTACGCTGGCCGTATGAAGAAGTATTCTTATATATTATGGCTCATCTCTCACCTTTCTATAAGGGGTTAATGACTGTTGCTATATTGGGTATGTGTATGTCTACCATAGACTCTTGTTTGCATGTTGCTGCTGTCACCATGGCGCATGATATTATAGAGCATATTCCCGGCATAAAGTGCTTTTCCGATGTCCGTAAACTTATAGCAGCTAAATGCAGTGCAATAGTGATTGGTTTACTAGCTGCTGTATCAGCTATTTGCAAAACCAATTTGTTTGATGTATCTAGATTTGTTATCTATTTCTATCAATTTTTTCATGTAGTAGTGGCTGCTCCTTTTATTTTAGCCCTTTTAGGGTTTCGGGGTACTTCCCGTACGGCTTTAATCGGTATGGCGACAGGTATACTAACTGTTATATCGTATTGGTATATATGGATATCTACCATATATACTGAAGTGTTATGTGTATTGGCCAATGGCTTAGCTATGATGGCTGCGCACTATCTCTTGCCACAACCATCTCATACGGGGTGGATAGGACTCAATAGCCAACAGAAAAGAATGCGACAGTTTATGAGCGTATATAAAAAACATAAAAAAAACATTGATATCGAATAA